The following coding sequences lie in one Halalkalicoccus subterraneus genomic window:
- a CDS encoding DUF192 domain-containing protein: MRLVHRDLDIVVASNVEVADSFLARARGLMFRRQLPDDYGLVFEFGKPVTRSLHMLFVPFPIDAVWLVDGEVTHTARLDAWTGFGRGRADTIVELPADAGGGIREGDRIEVAR; this comes from the coding sequence GTGCGCCTCGTTCACCGTGACCTCGACATCGTCGTCGCCTCGAACGTCGAGGTCGCAGACTCGTTTCTCGCCCGCGCCCGCGGGCTGATGTTTCGCCGGCAGCTACCCGATGACTACGGACTCGTTTTCGAGTTCGGAAAACCCGTCACGCGGTCGTTACACATGCTGTTCGTCCCGTTTCCGATCGACGCCGTCTGGCTGGTCGACGGGGAGGTCACCCACACCGCACGTCTCGACGCCTGGACCGGCTTCGGCCGGGGCCGGGCCGACACGATCGTCGAGCTCCCGGCGGATGCGGGCGGGGGGATTCGCGAGGGAGACCGGATCGAGGTGGCGCGCTGA
- a CDS encoding DUF2070 family protein has product MTAAQSDLADLSRYVFRAPRWHASLAVGLCVAAVVGVASFDSAAGATAPIAELRVVGHDAWQGIFYVWVPTIVAAVATTGVDRFLGGQFTPNRSALLALAGELLVVAVLVCADVVGTLVGLGQPFIFDALVVGLASVFAVRLLVVMAVSRSSLPVATIPAGIQTAVAAALLFVYGGTYRYVQIGGPVFDGSLRPYLIRTEEAPAALTGLAPRHFSLLIVLCALYALGVHLFLAAIDRPWRRSFGVSVLDFLRGFIGHVAEGSRELEVFFEQLGEEAIVPVTVLAFRRPGGEEKARFVLPMIHPGPMGEIGGGNVPTRIARQADGLAFPPHATAGHDFNLVTEREVDSLLEAARRAHDRIDYAPSASAGVRVRAGEASVLGQRFGDGGLLVSTFAPGFADDVDYGVGLTARAQARAAGLEDALVADAHNSNNGLSGPDLGHVTPGSTRSFDLIEAATEAGERMVDGDDGRLRLGTAWDRTEWTPEEGIGPLGVRVAVVAVGDHTTAYVLIDGNNMEPGLRDRLLGALDGVDAAEVLTTDTHVVNTVEATNQVGAAIDHDDLEALVGRLVGTALDDLEPVEAGLASERTAVTVFGNDRTESLASTANAAVTLGSAFAVAVTVAVLAVSLLLLVLT; this is encoded by the coding sequence ATGACGGCGGCCCAGAGCGATCTCGCCGACCTCTCGCGGTACGTCTTTCGGGCGCCACGGTGGCACGCCAGCCTGGCGGTCGGGCTGTGTGTCGCGGCCGTAGTCGGCGTCGCGTCGTTCGATTCGGCGGCGGGAGCCACCGCACCGATCGCCGAGCTTCGGGTCGTCGGCCACGACGCCTGGCAGGGGATCTTCTACGTCTGGGTGCCGACGATCGTCGCGGCGGTCGCGACGACCGGCGTCGATCGGTTTCTCGGCGGGCAGTTCACGCCGAACCGGTCTGCGCTGCTCGCGCTCGCGGGGGAGCTGCTCGTCGTCGCCGTGTTGGTGTGTGCGGACGTCGTCGGGACGCTCGTCGGTCTCGGCCAGCCGTTCATCTTCGACGCGCTCGTCGTCGGGCTGGCGTCGGTGTTCGCCGTGCGCCTGCTCGTGGTGATGGCGGTGTCCCGTTCGTCGCTGCCCGTGGCCACGATCCCCGCGGGCATCCAGACCGCCGTCGCGGCCGCGTTGCTGTTCGTCTACGGGGGTACCTACCGGTACGTCCAGATCGGCGGCCCGGTTTTCGACGGCTCGCTTCGACCCTATCTGATCCGTACCGAGGAGGCGCCCGCGGCGCTCACGGGGCTCGCACCGCGACATTTCTCGCTTCTGATCGTTCTCTGTGCGCTGTATGCCCTCGGCGTCCACCTCTTTCTCGCGGCCATCGACCGGCCGTGGCGGCGCAGCTTCGGCGTCTCGGTGCTCGATTTCCTCCGGGGTTTCATCGGCCACGTCGCCGAGGGCTCTCGCGAGCTCGAGGTGTTCTTCGAGCAGCTCGGCGAGGAGGCGATCGTCCCGGTCACGGTGCTCGCCTTTCGCCGACCGGGCGGCGAGGAAAAGGCCCGGTTCGTCCTCCCGATGATCCATCCGGGGCCGATGGGCGAGATCGGCGGCGGCAACGTCCCGACCCGGATCGCCCGGCAGGCCGACGGGCTCGCGTTTCCCCCGCACGCGACCGCCGGCCACGACTTCAACCTCGTCACCGAGCGCGAGGTGGACTCGCTGCTCGAAGCGGCCAGACGGGCCCACGACCGGATCGACTACGCCCCGAGCGCGAGCGCGGGCGTCCGCGTCCGGGCGGGCGAGGCGTCGGTGCTCGGCCAGCGCTTCGGCGACGGCGGCCTGCTGGTCTCGACGTTCGCGCCGGGGTTCGCCGACGACGTCGACTACGGCGTCGGGCTCACCGCCCGGGCGCAAGCGCGGGCCGCTGGCCTCGAGGACGCGCTCGTCGCGGACGCCCACAACAGCAACAACGGGCTGTCCGGCCCCGATTTGGGCCACGTCACGCCCGGCAGCACGCGCTCGTTCGACCTCATCGAGGCCGCGACCGAGGCCGGCGAGCGAATGGTCGACGGTGACGACGGCCGACTCCGCCTGGGGACCGCCTGGGATCGAACCGAGTGGACGCCAGAGGAGGGGATCGGTCCGCTCGGCGTGCGGGTCGCCGTCGTCGCGGTCGGCGATCACACCACCGCCTACGTGCTGATCGACGGCAACAACATGGAGCCGGGGCTTCGCGACCGGCTCCTGGGGGCGCTCGACGGGGTCGACGCCGCGGAGGTGCTGACCACCGATACCCACGTCGTCAACACGGTCGAGGCGACGAACCAGGTCGGAGCCGCGATCGATCACGACGACCTCGAGGCGCTCGTGGGCCGACTGGTCGGGACCGCGCTCGACGACCTCGAACCCGTCGAGGCCGGGCTGGCGAGCGAACGAACCGCAGTAACGGTGTTCGGCAACGACCGGACCGAATCGCTCGCCAGCACGGCCAACGCGGCGGTGACGCTCGGCAGCGCGTTCGCCGTCGCGGTCACCGTCGCCGTCCTGGCCGTGAGCCTCCTGCTGTTGGTCCTGACGTAA
- a CDS encoding (R)-citramalate synthase: MLDSIDSVDLLDTTLRDGEQAPGISLSPEEKAEIARTLDAASVPYIEAGSACTGEGERRTISRVTDLGLDATVTSFARGVQSDVDLALDCGVDGVNLVVPASDRHIEGKVGSTRGDVIERTVELVDYATDHGLWVEVIGEDGSRADPDYLVDLLGSALDAGADRVCYADTVGHAGPEAAYEAVSRLAELGPTSTHTHDDLGLGMANALASVAAGADLVHATVNGVGERAGNVATEEVAIALDHCYGVETVDTTQLYDLAGLVSRYTGVPLPPNKAVVGENAFAHESGIHTDGTLKDERMYEPYSPEKVGRERRLVLGKHTGRAGARAALAEHDVEVSEEDLAEIVPRVKGLADRGKRVTDADLLAIAEDVRGTERDRRVELLDLTAASGGDTPTASVRLRVDDDERVASGVGSGPVDAAVSAVREALGSAADAQLDSYHVDAITGGTDAVVTVEVAMSRGDRTVTVARSDADITRASVVAMVDALDRLLVDEPAPIVPADD; the protein is encoded by the coding sequence CTGTTGGATTCGATCGACTCGGTAGACCTTCTCGATACCACGCTCCGCGACGGCGAGCAAGCGCCGGGTATCTCGCTCTCCCCGGAGGAGAAAGCCGAGATCGCCCGCACGCTCGACGCCGCTTCCGTCCCCTACATCGAGGCCGGTAGCGCCTGCACCGGCGAGGGCGAACGGCGCACCATCTCGCGGGTGACCGACCTCGGGCTCGACGCCACCGTGACGAGCTTCGCCCGCGGCGTACAGAGCGACGTCGACCTCGCACTCGATTGTGGCGTCGACGGCGTCAACCTCGTGGTGCCCGCGAGCGACCGCCACATCGAGGGCAAGGTCGGCTCTACGCGCGGGGACGTGATCGAGCGCACCGTCGAACTGGTCGACTATGCCACGGATCACGGCCTCTGGGTCGAGGTCATCGGCGAGGACGGCTCGCGTGCGGATCCGGACTACCTCGTCGACCTGCTCGGAAGCGCGCTCGACGCCGGTGCCGACCGCGTTTGTTATGCCGACACGGTCGGCCACGCGGGTCCCGAGGCCGCCTACGAGGCCGTCTCGCGGCTCGCCGAACTCGGGCCGACGAGCACCCACACCCACGATGATCTCGGGCTGGGAATGGCCAACGCCCTCGCGAGCGTCGCGGCGGGCGCGGACCTCGTTCACGCCACCGTCAACGGCGTCGGCGAGCGCGCGGGCAACGTCGCCACCGAGGAGGTGGCGATCGCGCTCGATCACTGCTACGGCGTCGAGACGGTCGATACCACGCAGCTGTACGACCTCGCGGGGCTCGTCTCCCGGTACACCGGCGTGCCCCTGCCCCCGAACAAGGCCGTCGTCGGCGAGAACGCCTTCGCCCACGAGAGCGGGATCCACACCGACGGCACCCTGAAGGACGAGCGGATGTACGAGCCCTACTCCCCCGAAAAGGTGGGTCGCGAACGCCGGCTCGTCCTCGGGAAACACACCGGGCGGGCGGGTGCGCGCGCCGCGCTCGCAGAACACGACGTCGAGGTGAGCGAGGAGGACCTCGCGGAGATCGTTCCGCGGGTCAAGGGACTCGCCGACCGTGGAAAACGCGTCACCGACGCCGACCTGCTGGCGATCGCCGAGGACGTGCGCGGTACCGAGCGCGACCGCCGGGTCGAACTGCTCGACCTTACCGCCGCGAGCGGCGGCGACACCCCGACCGCGAGCGTTCGCCTGCGGGTCGACGACGACGAACGGGTCGCAAGCGGCGTCGGCAGCGGGCCGGTCGACGCGGCGGTATCGGCGGTCCGCGAGGCGCTGGGCTCGGCGGCCGACGCCCAGCTCGACTCCTATCACGTCGACGCGATCACCGGCGGCACGGATGCCGTGGTGACCGTCGAGGTAGCGATGTCGCGGGGCGATCGCACGGTGACCGTCGCGCGCAGCGACGCCGACATCACGCGCGCGAGCGTAGTGGCGATGGTCGACGCGCTCGATCGACTCCTCGTCGACGAGCCGGCGCCGATCGTCCCGGCGGACGACTAA
- a CDS encoding GMP synthase subunit A: MRIDVVDNHGQFTHLEGRALRDLGIDTETIDNDTPPEEIDADGLVLSGGPDIDRAGNCGEYLDLDVPVLGICLGMQVIADELGGRVGSGEYGGYADVTVEIVDETDPLVGSLAPETRVWASHGDEVKELPEGFTLTGKSDICGIEAMGCERRELYGVQWHPEVAHTEEGEEVFENFAARCRD; the protein is encoded by the coding sequence ATGCGAATCGACGTGGTCGACAACCACGGCCAGTTCACCCACCTCGAAGGTCGCGCGCTGCGCGACCTCGGGATCGATACGGAAACGATCGACAACGACACGCCGCCCGAGGAGATCGACGCCGACGGGCTCGTCCTCTCGGGCGGGCCGGACATCGACCGAGCGGGCAACTGCGGAGAGTACCTCGATCTGGACGTTCCAGTGCTAGGGATCTGTCTCGGCATGCAGGTGATCGCCGACGAGCTCGGGGGCCGGGTCGGCAGCGGCGAGTACGGCGGCTACGCCGACGTCACCGTCGAGATCGTCGACGAAACCGATCCACTGGTCGGCTCACTCGCGCCCGAAACCCGCGTCTGGGCGTCCCACGGCGACGAGGTCAAAGAGCTGCCCGAGGGGTTTACGCTCACCGGGAAAAGCGACATCTGTGGGATCGAAGCGATGGGGTGTGAACGGCGGGAGCTCTACGGGGTCCAGTGGCATCCCGAAGTCGCCCACACCGAGGAGGGCGAGGAAGTCTTCGAGAACTTCGCCGCCCGCTGTCGTGACTGA
- a CDS encoding HalOD1 output domain-containing protein, whose protein sequence is MTDEGRPSDRTVSVGEGSPVYRTTHDFESRRALSTTVIEAIEEAVDVEGPSSRVLADVIDPDCLDGLFRPVRHRTDRDNGIVQFPLKEHRITVYATGEVELRRIED, encoded by the coding sequence ATGACCGACGAGGGTCGTCCCAGCGATCGCACCGTGTCCGTCGGGGAGGGATCGCCGGTCTATCGGACGACTCACGACTTCGAGAGCCGGCGCGCGCTCAGTACGACCGTCATCGAGGCCATCGAGGAGGCCGTCGACGTCGAGGGGCCCTCCTCGCGGGTGCTCGCCGACGTGATCGATCCGGACTGTCTCGACGGGCTGTTCAGACCCGTCCGTCACCGCACCGACCGCGACAACGGGATCGTCCAGTTCCCGCTCAAGGAACACCGAATCACCGTTTATGCCACCGGCGAGGTCGAACTGCGTCGGATCGAGGATTAG
- a CDS encoding DUF7097 family protein, producing the protein MEHTPKGTSVGVDDPYEHAERCDHCTDDGRCRFAIERPEANPEFARDRRAAEYACVASEDGVEWRDCPHFRSRANERTCRRCGLEERRMAHTGERPLLEEHHLSYADDADDPGDREGTDGKPAHEITVVLCRWCHAKVHGSWARIDDDASPSASALAAAEDRRSRELDELGFRRASEREREER; encoded by the coding sequence ATGGAACACACGCCGAAAGGAACCTCAGTCGGCGTCGACGACCCCTACGAACACGCCGAGCGCTGTGATCACTGCACCGACGACGGGCGCTGTCGGTTCGCGATCGAGCGCCCGGAGGCGAACCCGGAGTTCGCGCGCGACCGACGTGCGGCCGAGTACGCCTGTGTCGCGAGCGAGGACGGCGTCGAATGGCGCGACTGTCCGCACTTTCGCTCGCGGGCGAACGAGCGAACGTGTCGCCGCTGCGGGCTCGAGGAGCGCCGCATGGCCCATACGGGCGAACGTCCCCTGCTCGAGGAACACCACCTCTCGTATGCCGACGACGCGGACGATCCCGGCGACCGGGAGGGGACCGACGGGAAGCCGGCCCACGAGATCACGGTCGTCCTCTGTCGGTGGTGTCACGCGAAGGTCCACGGCTCGTGGGCACGCATCGACGACGACGCGTCGCCGAGCGCCTCGGCGCTCGCGGCAGCCGAGGACAGGCGCAGTCGCGAACTCGACGAACTCGGGTTTCGGCGCGCGAGCGAGCGCGAACGCGAGGAGCGCTGA
- a CDS encoding cob(I)yrinic acid a,c-diamide adenosyltransferase has product MALENTPGRGRTPEAHEIESSAPAEFGRVQLWWGDGKGKTTAAMGMGFRAAGHGYRVHMLQFMKGGASSVEDVRGEYNAIRAIPSFSYENAGHYGWHGMRDGSEDTDHESEADAGFERARELVEAARAADLDEPLALDGKPEKGVHMLILDEVVYAANRGLVDPDDLVELIEDKPADLELVLTGGHEKPEYLYDGADLVTHVKKEKHQFEEGQRARKGTEY; this is encoded by the coding sequence ATGGCTCTCGAGAACACCCCTGGACGGGGACGGACGCCCGAAGCCCACGAGATCGAATCGAGCGCGCCCGCGGAGTTCGGGCGCGTCCAGCTCTGGTGGGGCGACGGGAAGGGAAAGACGACGGCGGCGATGGGGATGGGCTTTCGCGCCGCGGGCCACGGCTATCGGGTCCATATGCTCCAGTTCATGAAGGGCGGCGCCTCGAGCGTCGAGGACGTCCGGGGCGAGTACAACGCGATCCGAGCGATACCGAGCTTCTCCTACGAGAACGCGGGCCACTACGGCTGGCACGGCATGCGCGACGGCAGCGAGGACACGGACCACGAGAGCGAGGCCGACGCCGGGTTCGAGCGCGCACGGGAGCTGGTCGAGGCGGCACGGGCGGCGGATCTCGACGAACCGCTCGCGCTCGACGGCAAGCCCGAGAAAGGAGTGCACATGCTGATCCTCGACGAGGTCGTCTACGCCGCCAACAGGGGGCTGGTCGATCCCGACGACCTCGTCGAGTTGATCGAGGACAAACCCGCCGATCTCGAACTCGTTCTAACGGGGGGCCACGAGAAGCCGGAGTACCTCTACGACGGCGCGGACCTCGTGACCCATGTGAAAAAGGAGAAACACCAGTTCGAGGAGGGCCAGCGCGCCCGGAAGGGCACCGAGTACTGA
- a CDS encoding cobyric acid synthase: MARTLLVAGTASHVGKSTVASGLCRHLADQGVAVAPYKAQNMSNNARAVPRAGDPTKAGEIGVSQYVQARAARIEATTDVNPVLLKPRGDGESQLIIDGEAVGNVAAGEYYENGWERAREAARRAHARLAAKYDVVIAEGAGSIAEINLADRDLANVETARFADRGASEGRAGGPRGVEVLLVCDIERGGAFASLYGTLELMPEDCRERVVGALITKFRGDSDLLEPGIEEIEDRTGVPVLGVLPYDDPGLPEEDSVSLPAAGETTVYGDPEGVRIAIPRLSRISNFTDLEPLAREEGVGVAYGPPESVLDGAHAVVLPGTKNTVDDLLELREAGFGDRLREFSGPIVGLCGGYQMLGERITNAAVEGTGDEDVIEGFGLLPVETRFSEEKRVERVERELRGVGPLAGARGRVTGYEIHMGESRLTGPAARPFDEEGAATGRTLGTYLHGVFENRIVREAFLDHVFEHAGRERPDSSDRTSPYDRAARLVADHLALDALGFDSPQI, from the coding sequence ATGGCCCGCACCCTTCTGGTGGCCGGGACCGCGAGCCACGTCGGCAAGAGCACGGTCGCGTCGGGGCTGTGTCGCCACCTCGCCGATCAGGGTGTGGCCGTCGCACCGTATAAGGCCCAGAACATGTCGAACAACGCCCGTGCGGTCCCGCGGGCCGGCGATCCGACGAAGGCCGGCGAGATCGGCGTCTCCCAGTACGTGCAGGCGCGGGCCGCCCGGATCGAGGCGACCACCGACGTGAACCCCGTGCTCCTCAAACCACGCGGCGACGGCGAGAGTCAACTGATAATCGACGGCGAGGCGGTCGGAAACGTCGCGGCGGGCGAGTACTACGAGAACGGCTGGGAGCGCGCCCGCGAGGCCGCCCGCCGTGCCCACGCGCGCCTCGCCGCGAAGTATGACGTGGTGATCGCCGAGGGCGCAGGAAGTATCGCGGAGATCAACCTCGCGGACCGGGATCTGGCGAATGTCGAGACCGCCCGCTTCGCGGATCGGGGCGCGTCGGAGGGGCGAGCGGGCGGCCCGCGAGGCGTGGAGGTCCTGCTGGTCTGTGACATCGAACGCGGCGGCGCGTTCGCGAGCCTCTATGGCACCCTCGAACTCATGCCGGAGGACTGCCGCGAGCGGGTGGTCGGCGCGCTGATCACGAAGTTCCGGGGCGATTCCGACCTCCTAGAACCGGGGATCGAGGAGATCGAGGACCGAACCGGCGTCCCCGTCCTCGGGGTGCTCCCCTACGACGACCCCGGTCTCCCGGAGGAGGACAGCGTCTCGCTCCCCGCAGCGGGCGAGACGACCGTCTACGGCGACCCGGAGGGAGTGCGGATCGCGATTCCTCGCCTCTCGCGGATCTCCAATTTCACCGACCTCGAACCGTTGGCACGCGAGGAGGGCGTCGGCGTCGCCTACGGCCCGCCCGAGTCGGTGCTCGACGGCGCACACGCGGTCGTGCTCCCCGGAACGAAGAACACCGTCGACGACCTGCTCGAACTCCGCGAGGCTGGCTTCGGCGACCGTCTTCGCGAGTTTTCGGGCCCGATCGTCGGACTCTGTGGCGGCTATCAGATGCTCGGCGAGCGCATCACGAACGCCGCCGTCGAGGGCACCGGCGACGAGGACGTGATCGAGGGGTTCGGCCTCCTGCCGGTCGAAACGCGTTTCTCGGAGGAGAAACGCGTCGAGCGCGTCGAGCGCGAACTCCGTGGGGTCGGCCCGCTCGCGGGCGCGCGCGGTCGGGTGACGGGCTACGAGATCCACATGGGCGAGAGCCGTCTGACGGGTCCTGCCGCCCGTCCCTTCGACGAGGAAGGCGCGGCAACCGGCCGTACGCTCGGAACCTATCTCCATGGCGTGTTCGAAAACCGGATCGTACGCGAGGCGTTTCTCGACCACGTCTTCGAGCACGCCGGCCGCGAGCGTCCCGACTCCTCCGACCGGACCTCACCCTACGACCGGGCCGCGAGGCTGGTCGCGGACCACCTCGCGCTCGACGCGCTCGGGTTCGATTCGCCACAAATATAG